A genomic window from Alkalihalobacillus sp. AL-G includes:
- a CDS encoding ABC transporter ATP-binding protein, whose protein sequence is MKTPLVKVRSLSNYFYEGRKVHRALDGISFDVFKGETLGIVGESGSGKSTLGRTLMRLYKPNHGTIHFDGTDITTMNDKKLRPLKREFQMIFQNLFESLNPRFTVGEILEEPMLIQKLHSPKERTQLAMEMLDKVGLPQSSYEKRIHEFSGGQRQRIAIARALALKPKLIIADEPVSALDVSVQAQILNLLKELQKEYNLTCIFISHDLSVVHHMSDRVAVLHLGHMLEIASKEEIFRNPIHPYTKSLLASIPRTNPYLRDTPQEQVEAPARSPHPPHLVNIGSDHYVAADVIEVKQYEVSTSSAIN, encoded by the coding sequence TTGAAAACGCCTCTTGTTAAAGTACGAAGTCTATCGAACTATTTTTATGAAGGTCGCAAGGTACATCGAGCGTTGGATGGCATTTCGTTCGATGTGTTTAAGGGCGAAACGTTAGGGATTGTCGGGGAATCCGGTTCTGGAAAATCGACACTGGGACGAACGTTGATGCGCCTGTATAAACCCAACCACGGAACGATTCATTTCGATGGAACTGACATAACGACTATGAACGATAAGAAGCTGAGGCCGCTCAAACGCGAATTCCAAATGATCTTTCAAAACCTGTTCGAATCACTGAATCCACGCTTTACAGTTGGTGAGATATTAGAGGAACCGATGCTTATCCAGAAGCTGCACAGCCCAAAAGAGCGGACACAGCTTGCAATGGAAATGCTCGACAAAGTAGGACTGCCACAGAGCTCATACGAGAAAAGAATCCATGAATTTTCTGGCGGGCAACGTCAACGAATCGCTATTGCACGAGCATTGGCCTTGAAGCCAAAGTTGATCATTGCCGACGAGCCTGTTTCAGCGCTGGACGTCTCGGTACAGGCACAAATTCTGAATCTACTGAAGGAACTGCAGAAGGAATACAACCTGACGTGTATTTTCATTTCGCATGACCTGAGCGTCGTCCATCATATGAGTGACCGAGTAGCCGTTTTGCATTTAGGGCACATGCTCGAAATTGCATCGAAAGAAGAAATCTTTAGAAATCCAATCCACCCGTACACGAAATCACTCCTGGCATCGATTCCGAGGACGAATCCTTATTTACGGGACACACCGCAGGAACAGGTCGAGGCACCAGCCCGCTCACCACACCCACCCCACCTCGTGAACATAGGAAGCGACCACTACGTCGCCGCCGATGTGATCGAGGTCAAGCAATATGAAGTAAGTACCAGTAGTGCAATAAACTGA
- a CDS encoding DinB family protein — protein MLKLFQYNWQVRDDWFTWCESVSEEELLKKRVGGVGSILYTLFHIADVEYSWIQGLQGKPDPEEPPFEDYASLKKVKDLSRQFHLDVEPFMTSWTSEMESRVLSETDSNGETVNFKHGEIIRHVIAHEIHHIGQLSVWAREIERKPVTANLIGRGLFTD, from the coding sequence ATGTTGAAGCTGTTTCAATATAACTGGCAAGTTCGAGACGATTGGTTTACCTGGTGCGAGTCGGTATCAGAAGAAGAGTTATTAAAGAAACGGGTTGGTGGGGTCGGCAGCATTCTTTACACTTTATTTCATATTGCGGATGTTGAGTATAGTTGGATTCAGGGTCTGCAAGGAAAGCCGGATCCTGAGGAGCCACCGTTTGAAGATTATGCTAGCTTGAAAAAAGTGAAAGATCTTTCAAGACAATTTCACCTGGACGTAGAGCCATTTATGACCTCGTGGACAAGTGAAATGGAATCCAGGGTACTCTCAGAAACCGATTCCAATGGGGAAACGGTTAACTTCAAGCATGGAGAAATCATACGTCATGTCATTGCCCATGAGATACATCATATAGGGCAGTTATCTGTATGGGCACGTGAGATAGAAAGGAAGCCAGTTACCGCGAACCTTATTGGAAGAGGGTTATTTACCGATTGA
- a CDS encoding FbpB family small basic protein, with protein MRKPRRQTFKQLVIENKIDLVKSKEEMEKIDKKIEDKQLSKPV; from the coding sequence ATGAGAAAGCCACGAAGACAAACATTCAAACAATTAGTTATAGAAAATAAAATAGATTTAGTAAAAAGCAAAGAAGAAATGGAAAAAATCGATAAGAAGATTGAAGATAAGCAATTAAGTAAACCGGTATAA
- a CDS encoding ABC transporter ATP-binding protein has protein sequence MNDEMLLHIKALKVAFQMKNEESVVVDGVDLSVGKGETVAIIGESGSGKSISSLSILGLLPKSGKVKGGSIHFDGKNLLQLPKKEMEQVRGKGISMIFQDAMVSLNPAFKIGRQITEGLRYHKIVKPNQLKEEVLRLLAAVGFQNPAEIYDDYPAQLSGGMKQRALIAMAISCNPKLIIADEPTTALDVTIQKQIMELLMDYKKKTDASILLITHDFGLVAEYADRVYVMFGGKIVEAGDVFTIFDHPIHTYTKGLMNGIPNISEPKERLLTIKDFAYEDKGYEGRTFAPETLSLAQKSYHAPSELVEVEPGHFVRFFKEKAEAVGH, from the coding sequence ATGAACGATGAAATGTTACTACATATAAAAGCGTTGAAGGTTGCCTTTCAAATGAAAAATGAGGAATCCGTCGTGGTTGATGGAGTGGATTTATCTGTTGGCAAAGGAGAAACAGTGGCGATTATCGGTGAATCAGGGTCCGGAAAAAGCATATCCTCTCTATCGATTCTCGGCCTGCTACCTAAAAGCGGAAAGGTGAAAGGCGGAAGCATTCATTTCGATGGAAAAAATCTTTTACAGCTTCCTAAAAAGGAAATGGAACAGGTACGCGGTAAAGGCATTTCGATGATTTTCCAGGATGCAATGGTGTCTCTCAATCCAGCATTCAAAATCGGCCGACAAATTACAGAAGGACTGCGGTATCACAAAATCGTCAAACCAAATCAGCTGAAGGAGGAAGTCCTTCGCTTACTAGCTGCCGTCGGGTTTCAAAATCCAGCCGAAATCTATGATGACTACCCTGCTCAGCTTTCTGGAGGAATGAAGCAACGTGCCTTGATTGCAATGGCGATCTCATGCAACCCTAAGCTGATTATTGCCGATGAACCGACAACAGCCCTCGATGTCACAATCCAAAAGCAAATCATGGAGCTCTTGATGGACTACAAAAAGAAAACGGATGCGTCGATATTGTTGATCACCCATGACTTCGGACTCGTAGCCGAGTATGCAGATCGTGTCTATGTCATGTTCGGCGGAAAAATCGTCGAAGCCGGAGATGTATTTACGATATTCGATCACCCTATCCATACGTATACGAAAGGTCTGATGAACGGCATACCAAATATTAGCGAACCGAAAGAGCGGCTGCTGACAATCAAGGATTTTGCTTACGAGGATAAGGGATATGAAGGGAGAACGTTTGCCCCTGAGACGCTCTCGTTGGCGCAAAAATCGTATCATGCGCCATCCGAACTGGTCGAAGTCGAACCAGGGCACTTTGTGCGATTTTTTAAAGAGAAAGCCGAGGCGGTCGGACATTGA